Proteins encoded within one genomic window of Brachybacterium sp. P6-10-X1:
- a CDS encoding GNAT family N-acetyltransferase translates to MSEPVTHPDEVLRRGPVAEIDPRTLYLIAKLRQDVFALEQGATDPDLDGRDLEPGTTLVWIEVPGPVAEAAGLRREPAAHTRVLHEADGGLRIGRVAVRAAERRRGLGGRVMRASIDLARELDQQAEIHVDAQAYLERWYQGLGFETVGEPFDEAGIEHVPMLLRPGRG, encoded by the coding sequence ATGTCTGAGCCCGTGACCCACCCCGACGAGGTGCTGCGACGCGGCCCCGTCGCCGAGATCGATCCCCGCACCCTGTACCTGATCGCCAAGCTCCGCCAGGACGTCTTCGCGCTCGAGCAGGGCGCCACCGACCCGGATCTGGACGGGCGCGACCTCGAGCCGGGCACCACGCTGGTGTGGATCGAGGTGCCGGGCCCGGTGGCCGAGGCCGCGGGCCTCCGGCGCGAGCCCGCCGCCCACACCCGGGTGCTGCACGAGGCCGACGGCGGCCTGCGCATCGGCCGGGTTGCCGTGCGCGCCGCGGAGCGCCGTCGGGGGCTGGGAGGGCGGGTGATGCGGGCGAGCATCGACCTGGCCCGTGAACTCGATCAGCAGGCGGAGATCCACGTCGACGCCCAGGCCTACCTCGAGCGGTGGTACCAGGGGCTCGGCTTCGAGACGGTGGGGGAGCCGTTCGACGAGGCCGGCATCGAGCACGTGCCGATGCTGCTGCGCCCAGGACGGGGCTGA
- a CDS encoding ankyrin repeat domain-containing protein — translation MNEDTQPQPTAAEDEAVIALATTMLEAARSGDADALLSLVDQGAPVNLRDGGGNSALMLAAYHGHAELVRELAARGGDVDLTNDRGQSPLAGVAFKGTTDVARALLAAGADPHRGAPSALETAQYFERTEILALLEQAPPVER, via the coding sequence GTGAACGAGGACACCCAGCCCCAGCCCACCGCCGCCGAGGACGAGGCCGTGATCGCGCTGGCGACCACGATGCTCGAGGCGGCCCGCAGCGGCGATGCCGACGCCCTGCTGTCGCTCGTCGACCAGGGCGCCCCCGTGAACCTGCGCGACGGCGGCGGCAACTCGGCGCTCATGCTCGCCGCCTATCACGGGCACGCGGAGCTGGTGCGCGAGCTCGCCGCCCGCGGCGGTGATGTGGATCTGACCAACGACCGCGGGCAGTCGCCGCTGGCAGGGGTCGCCTTCAAGGGCACCACGGACGTGGCGCGCGCCCTGCTCGCAGCGGGCGCCGATCCGCACCGAGGGGCCCCGAGCGCCCTGGAGACCGCGCAGTACTTCGAGCGCACCGAGATCCTCGCCCTGCTCGAGCAGGCCCCGCCCGTCGAGCGCTGA
- a CDS encoding ATP-binding cassette domain-containing protein: MSAPPKPEMAGELTLSGLTWRPHTRAEPTIAGLDLVIPAGQRVLLAGASGSGKSTVLRALAGLLDPETGEGTGAPGAPDRPGAHGLLLQNPADALVAASIRRDVAFGPENAALPRPAIRQRVAAALPAARVDLDPERAPLETSGGQQQRIALAGALALGPEVLLLDEPTSLLDAETAEQVRSAILATAEDRTLVLAEHRIEPWLPHADRLVVLGPQARILLDVDAATALSEHRDALVAAGILEDGNGASARARRCPSDGDGRSVRAHAGTVAALHRVLVPERGLTRPVDLTVRAGRLGVLTGPSGAGKTTLLRVLTAAAPPAHGSVRRPDLSRIATVPQDPEHSFVAATVREELLASPWADDEELADQLLERAGLVPLARANPHRLSGGEQRRVAIVAALAQKPELLVLDEPTVGLDARRGEAVLGLLEDAASRGCAVLAASHDPALIARATDRFDLAAPPPDAAARPRPRRRIPADALNPLTLCLIGILAAIGSFAVQTWQGGLLALVPLVLLGPLAVRSVRGGLLRLVPIVLSAASLAWTTALLGEAPSLSAAAWLLGLKEAARITVFVAPGVLALGSVAPTPLGDALGGRLHLPARPVTAGVLALVRVGHLGRQWEIITAARIQRGLGSARSPRLLASATLALLVDTLRGAEQQALAMDARGFAGATGRTWAEPSELGRADVLGVLIGLLLLVWPAVASAIVG, from the coding sequence ATGTCCGCGCCACCGAAGCCTGAGATGGCCGGGGAGCTCACGCTCTCCGGCCTCACGTGGCGGCCCCACACCCGCGCCGAGCCGACGATCGCCGGGCTGGATCTGGTGATCCCAGCCGGTCAGCGGGTGCTGCTGGCCGGGGCCAGCGGCAGCGGGAAATCGACCGTGCTGCGCGCCCTGGCCGGCCTGCTCGATCCGGAGACCGGCGAGGGGACGGGAGCGCCGGGGGCGCCCGATCGACCCGGAGCGCACGGCCTGCTGCTGCAGAATCCCGCAGACGCCCTCGTCGCCGCATCGATCCGGCGGGACGTCGCCTTCGGCCCCGAGAACGCGGCCCTGCCCCGCCCTGCGATCCGGCAGCGGGTCGCGGCCGCCCTCCCGGCGGCGCGCGTGGACCTGGATCCCGAGCGGGCACCGCTCGAGACCAGCGGCGGCCAGCAGCAGCGCATCGCCCTGGCGGGGGCGCTCGCGCTGGGGCCGGAGGTGCTGCTGCTGGACGAACCGACGAGCCTGCTCGATGCGGAGACCGCCGAGCAGGTGCGCTCGGCGATCCTCGCCACCGCCGAGGACCGCACCCTGGTGCTCGCCGAGCACAGGATCGAGCCGTGGCTCCCCCATGCCGACCGGCTCGTCGTGCTGGGACCGCAGGCCCGCATCCTGCTGGACGTCGACGCGGCCACCGCCCTGTCCGAGCACCGCGACGCCCTGGTGGCGGCGGGGATCCTGGAGGACGGGAACGGCGCATCGGCACGGGCCCGGCGCTGCCCGTCGGACGGCGACGGGCGGTCCGTCCGAGCCCACGCGGGGACCGTCGCGGCGCTGCACCGCGTCCTGGTCCCCGAGCGAGGGCTCACCCGCCCCGTCGATCTCACGGTCCGTGCGGGTCGGCTGGGCGTCCTGACCGGCCCGAGCGGGGCGGGCAAGACCACCCTGCTGCGGGTGCTGACCGCGGCGGCCCCTCCGGCCCACGGCAGCGTGCGGCGTCCTGACCTCTCGCGCATCGCGACCGTGCCGCAGGACCCCGAGCACTCCTTCGTCGCCGCCACGGTGCGCGAGGAGCTGCTCGCCTCCCCCTGGGCCGATGACGAGGAGCTGGCCGATCAGCTGCTGGAGCGCGCCGGGCTCGTGCCCCTCGCCCGCGCCAACCCCCACCGTCTCTCCGGCGGCGAGCAGCGGCGCGTCGCGATCGTCGCGGCCCTGGCCCAGAAGCCCGAGCTGCTGGTGCTCGACGAGCCCACTGTCGGCCTCGATGCCCGCCGGGGCGAGGCCGTCCTGGGACTGCTCGAGGACGCTGCCTCGCGCGGCTGCGCGGTCCTCGCCGCCTCCCACGATCCGGCGCTCATCGCCCGGGCCACGGACCGGTTCGACCTGGCGGCGCCTCCCCCGGACGCGGCGGCCCGTCCCCGCCCCCGCCGCCGGATCCCGGCCGACGCGCTGAACCCGCTGACCCTGTGCCTTATCGGGATCCTTGCGGCGATCGGCTCCTTCGCCGTCCAGACCTGGCAGGGCGGGCTGCTCGCGCTGGTGCCGCTGGTGTTGCTCGGGCCGCTCGCCGTCCGCTCGGTGCGCGGCGGTCTGCTGCGCCTGGTGCCGATCGTGCTGTCGGCCGCCTCGCTCGCCTGGACCACCGCGCTGCTGGGCGAGGCGCCGTCGCTGTCGGCGGCGGCCTGGCTGCTGGGGCTGAAGGAGGCCGCCCGGATCACCGTCTTCGTCGCCCCTGGTGTGCTGGCCCTGGGCAGCGTGGCCCCGACGCCGCTCGGCGATGCCCTGGGCGGCCGGCTGCACCTGCCCGCGCGGCCGGTCACCGCCGGCGTCCTCGCCCTGGTGCGGGTGGGCCACCTGGGCCGGCAGTGGGAGATCATCACGGCCGCCCGGATCCAGCGCGGCCTGGGTTCGGCCCGCTCGCCGCGGCTGCTGGCGAGCGCGACCCTGGCTCTCCTGGTGGACACGCTGCGCGGCGCCGAGCAGCAGGCCCTGGCCATGGACGCCCGCGGCTTCGCCGGCGCCACCGGCCGCACCTGGGCCGAGCCCAGCGAGCTGGGGCGGGCCGACGTGCTCGGAGTGCTGATCGGGCTCCTGCTGCTGGTCTGGCCCGCCGTGGCGTCAGCGATCGTCGGGTGA
- a CDS encoding ECF transporter S component has translation MTRFRTVDLLVTVLIGAAFGVAFLGYGQLYTLIGPLTATFKPAEGLLAGIWFLPAVLAALIVRKPGAALLAEMIAAVVSMLLGSQWGWGTAVSGLMQGGGVELAFALARYRRFTLPVAVLGGMLSALLEWGWEKIAYYPEMSWAYSVTMLGFFLLSGAVLAGGLGWAASRALAATGAVDSLPAGREHVRATEA, from the coding sequence ATGACACGCTTTCGCACCGTCGATCTCTTGGTCACCGTGCTGATCGGGGCGGCCTTCGGCGTCGCGTTCCTGGGCTACGGGCAGCTGTACACCCTGATCGGCCCGCTGACGGCGACGTTCAAACCCGCCGAGGGCCTGCTCGCCGGGATCTGGTTCCTGCCCGCCGTGCTGGCGGCCCTGATCGTCCGCAAGCCGGGCGCCGCCCTGCTCGCCGAGATGATCGCCGCGGTCGTCTCGATGCTGCTGGGCAGCCAGTGGGGCTGGGGCACCGCGGTCTCCGGGCTGATGCAGGGCGGAGGGGTCGAGCTGGCGTTCGCGCTGGCCCGCTACCGCCGCTTCACCCTGCCTGTCGCGGTCCTCGGCGGCATGCTCTCCGCCCTGCTGGAATGGGGCTGGGAGAAGATCGCCTACTACCCCGAGATGAGCTGGGCGTACTCGGTGACGATGCTGGGGTTCTTCCTGCTCTCCGGGGCCGTGCTGGCCGGCGGTCTGGGCTGGGCCGCCTCCCGCGCCCTGGCGGCGACCGGCGCCGTGGACTCGCTGCCGGCGGGACGTGAGCATGTCCGCGCCACCGAAGCCTGA
- a CDS encoding M13 family metallopeptidase, whose protein sequence is MTTAPTALSSTSHSGLSLGEVDLAVRLQDDLFGHVNGRWLAAHEIPADRSSDGAFHQLRDLSEERVREIIEEAAEEVDAADPAVAPTTDHGRVGALYRMFMDTEAIESAGIAPLEDLLATVSASADLPAITRTMAAPDSGTSALLAYVWTDDHDSSSYQVKLHQGGLGLPDESYYREEHYAEIREAYVAHLANLARIARLPGRDGLLAGGAEELAGAVMDFESRLAACHVDVVRLRDREKSYNPMDDAQRRELAPAFCWDAYFEGSGAPAAAVEVVSIGQPEFVSAAAELLAGQDLAVLRTWLALHTVGAYAPYLGAALVEEDFAFSGKVLSGAEELRERWKRAVAFVEGAVGFAVGREYVTRHFPPSHKERMTTLVDALMDAYRDSITTLEWMTPATRSTALAKLEKFTAKIGYPEHWRTYDGLEIVPGDLVATVRASRRFDADFEYAKVGGPIDETEWHMTPQTVNAYYNPGANEIVFPAAILQPPFFDAEAEDAVNFGGIGAVIGHEVGHGFDDQGSKYDGDGNLVSWWTDEDREAFDARAAALIAQYSELSPRELDDVHRVNGALTIGENIGDLGGLSIALKAYRGSRTPDDADAVLDGFTGLQRVFLSWATVWRGKNRPQEAIRRLAVDPHAPMEFRCNTVVSNLEEFHQAFDVHAGDGMYLAPEDRVAIW, encoded by the coding sequence ATGACCACTGCCCCCACCGCCCTCTCGTCCACCAGCCACTCCGGCCTCTCGCTGGGCGAGGTCGACCTCGCCGTCCGCCTCCAGGACGACCTCTTCGGCCACGTCAACGGCCGCTGGCTCGCCGCCCACGAGATCCCGGCGGACCGGTCGAGCGACGGAGCGTTCCACCAGCTGCGCGACCTCTCCGAGGAGCGGGTCCGGGAGATCATCGAGGAGGCCGCCGAGGAGGTCGACGCCGCGGACCCCGCCGTCGCCCCCACCACGGATCACGGTCGCGTGGGCGCTCTGTACCGCATGTTCATGGACACCGAGGCGATCGAGAGCGCCGGCATCGCCCCGCTCGAGGACCTCCTGGCCACCGTGAGCGCGAGCGCGGACCTCCCGGCGATCACCCGCACCATGGCCGCCCCCGACTCCGGGACCAGCGCGCTGCTGGCCTACGTCTGGACCGACGACCACGACTCCTCCAGCTACCAGGTCAAGCTCCACCAGGGTGGGCTCGGCCTGCCCGATGAGTCCTACTACCGCGAAGAGCACTACGCCGAGATCCGCGAGGCCTACGTGGCCCACCTCGCGAACCTCGCGCGCATCGCCCGCCTGCCGGGCCGGGACGGTCTGCTCGCCGGCGGAGCCGAGGAGCTCGCCGGCGCGGTGATGGACTTCGAGAGCCGCCTGGCCGCCTGCCATGTCGACGTCGTCCGCCTGCGCGACCGCGAGAAGTCCTACAACCCGATGGACGACGCCCAGCGCCGCGAGCTCGCGCCGGCTTTCTGCTGGGATGCCTACTTCGAGGGCTCCGGGGCGCCCGCCGCGGCCGTCGAGGTGGTCTCGATCGGCCAGCCGGAGTTCGTCTCCGCCGCCGCCGAGCTGCTGGCCGGCCAGGACTTGGCCGTGCTGCGGACCTGGCTCGCACTGCACACCGTCGGCGCCTACGCCCCGTACCTGGGCGCGGCCCTGGTCGAGGAGGACTTCGCCTTCTCCGGCAAGGTGCTCTCCGGCGCCGAGGAGCTGCGCGAGCGCTGGAAGCGCGCCGTCGCCTTCGTCGAGGGCGCCGTGGGCTTCGCCGTCGGCCGCGAGTACGTCACCCGCCACTTCCCGCCCTCCCACAAGGAGCGCATGACCACCCTGGTCGACGCGCTGATGGACGCCTACCGCGACTCGATCACCACGCTGGAGTGGATGACCCCGGCCACCCGCTCGACGGCGCTGGCCAAGCTCGAGAAGTTCACCGCGAAGATCGGCTATCCCGAGCACTGGCGCACCTACGACGGCCTCGAGATCGTCCCCGGCGACCTGGTCGCCACGGTGCGCGCCTCCCGCCGCTTCGACGCCGACTTCGAATACGCGAAGGTGGGCGGCCCGATCGACGAGACCGAATGGCACATGACCCCGCAGACGGTCAACGCCTACTACAACCCCGGCGCCAACGAGATCGTCTTCCCCGCCGCCATCCTCCAGCCGCCGTTCTTCGACGCGGAGGCCGAGGACGCCGTGAACTTCGGCGGCATCGGCGCGGTCATCGGCCACGAGGTCGGCCACGGCTTCGACGACCAGGGCTCCAAGTACGACGGGGACGGGAACCTCGTCTCCTGGTGGACCGACGAGGACCGCGAGGCCTTCGACGCCCGCGCCGCCGCCCTCATCGCCCAGTACTCCGAGCTCTCCCCGCGCGAGCTCGATGACGTCCACCGCGTCAACGGCGCCCTCACCATCGGCGAGAACATCGGTGACCTCGGCGGGCTCTCGATCGCACTGAAGGCCTACCGCGGCAGCCGGACGCCGGACGACGCCGACGCGGTCCTGGACGGCTTCACCGGGCTGCAGCGGGTGTTCCTGTCCTGGGCGACGGTGTGGCGCGGCAAGAACCGCCCCCAGGAGGCGATCCGCCGCCTCGCCGTGGACCCGCACGCCCCGATGGAGTTCCGCTGCAACACCGTGGTCTCGAACCTCGAGGAGTTCCACCAGGCCTTCGACGTGCACGCGGGCGACGGGATGTATCTCGCCCCCGAGGACCGGGTGGCGATCTGGTGA
- a CDS encoding ADP-ribosylglycohydrolase family protein, protein MSTHAAMTTDTGLTPEQRRRAAGSVVAAATGDALGAPYEFQAPVVDSEDIDMIGGGVLGWQVGEWTDDTAMAIVVLEAAISTPDRHDLRMESAQDQIAREWYSWSLGTPDIGTLTSQVIRRAAESARDSGHYAPRAADFRAAALAAHEELPANAGNGSLMRTHAAVLPYLLSSDDDAAEGIEVVCRLTHVHPDTTEACLLWGFAVRHAILTGEIDVRCGLSRLSEDRRELWTERIVEAETATPAQFRRNGWVVGAFQAAWAAVTGVRPIPEGKFAQRDTLVAALEAAARAGYDTDTVACITGSLIGAALGPKAVPPEWRRVLFGWPGYEIEELWGLVDRLLDPMAAVEDERR, encoded by the coding sequence GTGAGCACACACGCGGCGATGACGACGGACACCGGGCTGACCCCTGAGCAGCGACGGCGCGCGGCGGGATCGGTGGTCGCGGCCGCGACCGGTGATGCGCTCGGCGCCCCCTACGAGTTCCAGGCCCCGGTGGTCGACTCCGAGGACATCGACATGATCGGTGGCGGGGTGCTCGGCTGGCAGGTCGGGGAGTGGACGGACGACACCGCCATGGCGATCGTGGTGCTGGAGGCCGCGATCTCCACGCCCGACCGTCATGACCTGCGGATGGAGTCCGCGCAGGACCAGATCGCCCGCGAGTGGTACTCGTGGTCGCTGGGCACCCCGGACATCGGCACGCTCACCTCGCAGGTGATCCGCCGCGCCGCGGAGTCCGCTCGCGACAGCGGCCACTACGCCCCGCGTGCGGCCGACTTCCGGGCGGCGGCGCTCGCCGCGCACGAGGAGCTCCCGGCCAACGCCGGCAACGGATCGCTCATGCGCACCCACGCCGCCGTGCTGCCGTACCTGCTGTCCTCGGACGACGACGCGGCCGAGGGCATAGAGGTGGTGTGCCGTCTGACACATGTGCACCCCGACACCACCGAGGCCTGCCTGCTGTGGGGCTTCGCCGTGCGCCACGCGATCCTCACGGGCGAGATCGACGTGCGCTGCGGGCTGTCGCGGTTGTCCGAGGACCGCCGCGAGCTGTGGACCGAGCGGATCGTGGAGGCCGAGACCGCGACTCCTGCGCAGTTCCGCCGCAACGGCTGGGTGGTCGGCGCCTTCCAGGCCGCCTGGGCCGCGGTGACCGGGGTCCGCCCGATCCCGGAGGGGAAGTTCGCCCAGCGCGACACGCTCGTCGCCGCCCTCGAGGCCGCGGCCCGCGCGGGATACGACACGGACACCGTCGCCTGCATCACCGGCTCCCTGATCGGCGCCGCGCTCGGCCCCAAGGCCGTGCCGCCGGAGTGGCGGCGCGTGCTGTTCGGCTGGCCGGGTTATGAGATCGAGGAGCTGTGGGGACTGGTCGACCGGTTGCTCGACCCGATGGCGGCCGTCGAGGACGAGAGGCGCTGA
- a CDS encoding endonuclease/exonuclease/phosphatase family protein, with product MSQRDPWSLRIVTWNLWELRGDLHALVETLQDLRPDIVLVQEAPRLVLPTARLSWLARQIDRRVLLGGLGGRGLAVLATDDVVAQVIRRGLAPVPQRITDLNSTYPRGIAAVRLSVPGGGEVVVSSTHLALQEENRLTHAAQLRDLVEGAGAPAIVGGDLNETADGAARQALEPLLSDQAVQTEHTFPAADPVRRIDAVLTTAGVQVRAAQAVTSTTRVPAERLAGASDHLPSLLDVTV from the coding sequence ATGAGTCAGCGGGACCCCTGGTCGCTGCGGATCGTCACCTGGAACCTGTGGGAGCTGCGCGGCGACCTGCACGCTCTCGTCGAGACCCTCCAGGATCTGCGGCCCGACATCGTGCTGGTGCAGGAGGCGCCCCGCCTCGTGCTGCCGACGGCGAGGCTGTCCTGGCTGGCCCGCCAGATCGACCGCCGCGTGCTCCTCGGGGGCCTCGGCGGGCGGGGGCTGGCGGTCCTCGCCACCGACGATGTCGTCGCCCAGGTGATCCGGCGAGGGCTGGCGCCGGTGCCGCAGCGGATCACCGATCTGAACTCGACCTACCCGCGCGGGATCGCCGCCGTGCGGCTCTCGGTGCCCGGCGGCGGGGAGGTGGTGGTCTCCTCGACCCATCTGGCGCTGCAGGAGGAGAACCGACTGACCCACGCGGCACAGCTGCGCGATCTCGTCGAGGGGGCGGGGGCCCCGGCGATCGTCGGCGGGGACCTGAACGAGACGGCCGACGGGGCGGCCCGGCAAGCGCTCGAGCCGCTGCTGAGCGACCAGGCCGTGCAGACCGAGCACACCTTCCCCGCAGCGGACCCGGTGCGGCGCATCGACGCGGTGCTGACCACGGCGGGGGTGCAGGTGCGGGCCGCGCAGGCGGTCACCTCGACGACGAGGGTCCCCGCCGAGCGCCTGGCCGGGGCATCGGATCACCTGCCGTCGCTGCTGGACGTCACGGTCTGA
- a CDS encoding PIG-L family deacetylase, which yields MSRPTISPDPWQLLEDASTALIVHAHPDDESLSTGALLAALSAAGTRIELVTATRGEEGEVVPGAIAGDEERPLELIRQREIDAAVAHLGLAARHLLGTPPALAPGVPPRHYRDSGMRWIREGLAGPSPSAGPDSFTHRPLEDATDDLVALIEHLRPDVVIGYDDEGTYGHPDHVRAHHVTAAACARSGTVRLEVSSAPKGSVPATGGFSWREHPGTAEVVRAAADSYRTQLTVLGTDDEGIRIRHVGGQDDVIALRTGLRVSA from the coding sequence ATGAGCCGCCCGACCATCAGCCCCGACCCGTGGCAACTGCTCGAGGACGCCTCCACGGCGCTGATCGTCCACGCCCACCCCGACGACGAATCCCTCTCCACCGGCGCCCTGCTCGCCGCGCTCAGCGCCGCCGGCACCCGCATCGAGCTGGTGACAGCCACCCGCGGTGAGGAGGGCGAGGTCGTCCCCGGTGCCATCGCCGGCGACGAGGAGCGTCCGCTGGAGCTGATCCGACAGCGCGAGATCGACGCCGCCGTCGCGCACCTCGGCCTCGCCGCGCGCCACCTGCTCGGCACCCCGCCCGCTCTCGCCCCCGGCGTCCCGCCCCGCCACTATCGTGATTCCGGCATGCGATGGATCCGTGAAGGCCTCGCCGGGCCCTCCCCCAGCGCCGGGCCCGACAGCTTCACCCACCGTCCGCTCGAGGACGCGACCGACGACCTGGTCGCGCTGATCGAGCACCTGCGCCCCGACGTGGTGATCGGCTACGACGACGAGGGCACCTACGGGCACCCCGACCACGTCCGGGCCCATCACGTCACCGCAGCGGCCTGCGCCCGCAGCGGCACCGTCCGGCTCGAGGTCTCCAGCGCGCCCAAGGGGTCGGTCCCCGCCACGGGCGGCTTCAGCTGGCGCGAGCACCCCGGCACCGCCGAGGTCGTGCGCGCAGCGGCGGATTCCTATCGCACGCAGCTGACCGTCCTCGGCACCGACGACGAGGGGATCCGGATCCGCCACGTCGGGGGGCAGGACGACGTCATCGCACTGCGGACCGGGCTGCGCGTCAGCGCATGA
- a CDS encoding glycosyltransferase: MPVDALRIAAISLHTSPVEEPGGADAGGMNVVVLEQSLALARLGHEVDLFTRRRDPDSPDVVEIAEGLRLHHVDAGPPQPLAKSDMEQAIAPFRRALHPLLAEGSYDLVHSHHWFSGVAALPVARELHLPHLQSFHSVAAPVGAEDLGAGEPAESSGRIPGEQFVATGSDLVVAVSDAEAGTVAERYGVPGQRLSVVRPGVDVDRFRPCADVGSRRQRPTLLFTARLQPLKAPDLALEVLAHLDPALGARLVLAGGVSQDFTDYLAELRDRAEELGVADRVEFVGSLGRDELAEAMRCAGVLVLTSWSETFGLVALEAQASGTPVVAWRCAGGVQEAVDPGQGVVLTSRDPDVWAEAVQSLLGEAEPYDAAVRSARAYAATRTWESAAESLAALYTRVLEPHGGTRA, translated from the coding sequence ATGCCTGTCGACGCTCTGCGCATCGCCGCGATCTCTCTGCACACCTCGCCCGTCGAGGAACCCGGCGGCGCCGATGCCGGCGGTATGAACGTCGTGGTCCTGGAGCAGTCCCTGGCGCTGGCCCGGCTGGGCCATGAGGTGGACCTGTTCACCCGGCGCCGCGATCCGGATTCCCCCGACGTCGTCGAGATCGCCGAGGGCCTCCGCCTCCACCACGTCGACGCCGGTCCGCCCCAGCCTCTCGCCAAGAGCGATATGGAGCAGGCGATCGCGCCGTTCCGGCGAGCCCTGCATCCGCTCCTGGCCGAGGGCTCCTACGATCTCGTCCATTCGCACCACTGGTTCAGCGGCGTCGCCGCGCTCCCGGTGGCCCGCGAGCTGCACCTGCCTCACCTGCAGTCGTTCCACTCCGTCGCCGCCCCCGTCGGCGCCGAGGACCTCGGGGCCGGGGAGCCCGCGGAGTCCTCCGGCCGCATTCCCGGCGAGCAGTTCGTCGCCACCGGCTCCGATCTGGTCGTCGCCGTCTCCGACGCGGAGGCCGGTACGGTCGCCGAGCGCTACGGCGTCCCCGGTCAGCGGCTCAGCGTGGTGCGCCCCGGCGTGGACGTGGACAGGTTCCGTCCCTGCGCCGACGTCGGATCCCGTCGACAGCGTCCGACGCTCCTGTTCACGGCACGGCTGCAACCGTTGAAGGCTCCCGACCTGGCGCTGGAGGTCCTCGCCCACCTCGATCCCGCCCTCGGGGCCCGCCTGGTCCTCGCCGGAGGCGTCTCACAGGATTTCACGGACTACCTCGCCGAGCTGCGGGACCGCGCCGAGGAGCTCGGGGTCGCCGATCGTGTCGAGTTCGTCGGCTCGCTGGGCCGGGACGAGCTCGCCGAGGCGATGCGCTGCGCCGGGGTGCTGGTGCTGACCAGCTGGTCCGAGACCTTCGGCCTGGTGGCTCTCGAGGCACAGGCCAGCGGCACCCCCGTCGTCGCCTGGCGCTGTGCGGGCGGCGTGCAGGAGGCCGTCGATCCGGGCCAGGGCGTGGTGCTGACCAGCCGCGATCCGGACGTGTGGGCCGAGGCGGTGCAGTCCCTGCTCGGCGAGGCCGAGCCCTACGACGCCGCGGTGCGCTCCGCCCGGGCGTACGCCGCCACGCGCACCTGGGAGTCCGCCGCCGAATCCCTCGCAGCGCTGTACACCCGCGTCCTCGAGCCCCACGGAGGAACCCGAGCATGA
- a CDS encoding trans-aconitate 2-methyltransferase, producing the protein MDTAEKVDWATLNAHAAGRPARRLVGKAIAAAGGDRQPGVVLDLGAGAGADSLQFARRGWTVHAYDSDDTLAARLVENERMPGAVQFHHVDIAEVEEFPPAKIVYSTYTLGLLGPEALLDTWAKLVAALPRGGVMAVDLFGTNDTWADRSDVATLPLHEIDEMFQGFQVIDRTVRDEDGRFMADKKHWHVITTLARKLR; encoded by the coding sequence ATGGATACGGCGGAGAAGGTGGATTGGGCGACGTTGAACGCCCATGCGGCGGGCCGCCCTGCTCGTCGTCTCGTGGGGAAGGCGATCGCAGCGGCCGGTGGTGACCGCCAACCGGGCGTGGTCCTGGATCTTGGTGCCGGTGCCGGTGCCGATTCCCTGCAGTTCGCGCGCCGCGGCTGGACCGTGCACGCGTATGACAGCGACGACACCCTGGCCGCCCGTCTCGTGGAGAACGAGCGGATGCCCGGCGCGGTGCAGTTCCACCATGTCGACATCGCCGAGGTCGAGGAATTCCCTCCGGCGAAGATCGTCTACTCGACCTACACGCTGGGGTTGCTCGGGCCCGAGGCGCTGCTCGACACCTGGGCGAAGCTGGTCGCCGCCCTGCCGCGCGGCGGCGTGATGGCGGTGGACCTGTTCGGCACGAACGACACCTGGGCGGATCGCTCGGACGTCGCGACGCTCCCGCTGCACGAGATCGACGAGATGTTCCAGGGCTTCCAGGTCATCGACCGCACGGTGCGGGACGAGGACGGTCGCTTCATGGCGGACAAGAAGCACTGGCACGTCATCACGACCCTGGCGCGGAAGCTGCGCTGA